From Tachyglossus aculeatus isolate mTacAcu1 chromosome 12 unlocalized genomic scaffold, mTacAcu1.pri SUPER_6_unloc_1, whole genome shotgun sequence, the proteins below share one genomic window:
- the TTC5 gene encoding tetratricopeptide repeat protein 5 isoform X2, which produces MAGGSGEPEGPLRMLQELVDHLYAFRDHYLETHGVEAAGRKAQDVRKEMELALQQIEEMGSSVQVQPLALLLTGKALNVTPDYSPRAEELLSKAVKLEPGLVEAWNQLGEVYWKKGDLTAAHTCFSGALTHCKNKVSLQNLSMVLRQLRAESGDEHTRHVVDSVRQAKLAVQMDVHDGRSWYILGNAYLSLFFNSGQNPKVSQQALSAYAHALYKYEENYAEALQGFSQAAVLDPAWPEPQRREQQLLDFLDRLTSLLDSKGKVKTKKLQNMLGSLRPAQLGPCGDGRYQAASGQKMTLERTALSALRPGANSGTVVLGKVLFSLTTEEKVPFTFGLADSEGPCYAVTVYNMAQSWGVLIGDSVAIPEPHLRLHHIQHKGKAFSFPSLRVETPLLLVVNGKLQGCSSQAAATVAYRPQSE; this is translated from the exons ATGGCCGGCGGGTCCGGCGAGCCCGAGGGGCCTTTGCGGATGCTGCAG GAGCTGGTGGACCATCTGTACGCCTTCCGGGATCACTACTTGGAGACGCACGGTGTGGAGGCGGCCGGCCGCAAAGCCCAAGATGtgcggaaggagatggagttggccCTGCAGCAGATTGAAGAGATGGGAA GCTCTGTCCAGGTCCAACCACTGGCCCTGCTGCTGACCGGGAAGGCCTTGAATGTCACTCCCGACTACAGCCCCCGGGCTGAGGAGCTGCTGTCTAAGGCCGTGAAGCTGGAGCCCGGGTTGGTGGAGGCCTGGAACCAGCTGGGCGAGGTCTACTGGAAGAAAGGGGACTTGACTGCAGCCCACACCTGCTTCTCTGGAGCCCTCACCCAC TGCAAGAACAAGGTCTCCTTGCAGAACCTTTCCATGGTCCTGCGGCAGCTGCgggctgagagtggggatgaGCACACCCGCCACGTGGTGGACAGTGTCCGGCAAGCCAAGCTGGCCGTGCAGATGGATGTCCACGATGGCCGCTCCTGGT ATATCCTGGGCAACgcctatctctccctcttcttcaacTCAGGCCAGaaccccaaggtctcccagcaggccctAAGTGCCTATGCACACGCG ctgtaCAAGTATGAGGAGAATTACGCCGAGGCCCTGCAAGGTTTCTCTCAGGCAGCAGTGCTGGACCCAGCCTGGCCCGAGCCCCAGCGGCGGGAGCAGCAGCTGCTGGACTTCCTGGACAGGCTGACCAGCCTGCTGGACAGCAAG GGCAAGGTAAAGACCAAGAAGCTGCAGAATATGCTGGGAAGCCTGCGGCCGGCCCAGCTGGGCCCCTGTGGGGATGGGCGCTACCAGGCGGCCTCTGGGCAGAAGATGACGCTGGAGCGGACGGCTCTGAGTGCCCTGAGGCCTGGAGCCAACAGCGGCACCGTCGTGCTTGGGAAGGTGCTGTTCAGCCTCACGACCGAGGAGAAGGTGCCCTT CACATTTGGGCTCGCGGACTCTGAGGGGCCATGCTACGCAGTGACTGTGTACAATATGGCACAGAGCTGGGGGGTCCTCATCGGCGACTCTGTGGCCATCCCGGAGCCCCACCTCCGGCTGCATCACATCCAGCACAAGGGCAAG gccttctccttccccagcctgCGTGTGGAGACGCCCCTCCTCCTCGTGGTGAATGGGAAACTGCAGGGCTGCAGCAGCCAGGCCGCGGCCACCGTGGCCTACCGGCCGCAGAGCGAGTAG
- the TTC5 gene encoding tetratricopeptide repeat protein 5 isoform X1, with protein sequence MAGGSGEPEGPLRMLQELVDHLYAFRDHYLETHGVEAAGRKAQDVRKEMELALQQIEEMGSSVQVQPLALLLTGKALNVTPDYSPRAEELLSKAVKLEPGLVEAWNQLGEVYWKKGDLTAAHTCFSGALTHCKNKVSLQNLSMVLRQLRAESGDEHTRHVVDSVRQAKLAVQMDVHDGRSWYILGNAYLSLFFNSGQNPKVSQQALSAYAHAEKVDRTASCNPDLHLNRATLYKYEENYAEALQGFSQAAVLDPAWPEPQRREQQLLDFLDRLTSLLDSKGKVKTKKLQNMLGSLRPAQLGPCGDGRYQAASGQKMTLERTALSALRPGANSGTVVLGKVLFSLTTEEKVPFTFGLADSEGPCYAVTVYNMAQSWGVLIGDSVAIPEPHLRLHHIQHKGKAFSFPSLRVETPLLLVVNGKLQGCSSQAAATVAYRPQSE encoded by the exons ATGGCCGGCGGGTCCGGCGAGCCCGAGGGGCCTTTGCGGATGCTGCAG GAGCTGGTGGACCATCTGTACGCCTTCCGGGATCACTACTTGGAGACGCACGGTGTGGAGGCGGCCGGCCGCAAAGCCCAAGATGtgcggaaggagatggagttggccCTGCAGCAGATTGAAGAGATGGGAA GCTCTGTCCAGGTCCAACCACTGGCCCTGCTGCTGACCGGGAAGGCCTTGAATGTCACTCCCGACTACAGCCCCCGGGCTGAGGAGCTGCTGTCTAAGGCCGTGAAGCTGGAGCCCGGGTTGGTGGAGGCCTGGAACCAGCTGGGCGAGGTCTACTGGAAGAAAGGGGACTTGACTGCAGCCCACACCTGCTTCTCTGGAGCCCTCACCCAC TGCAAGAACAAGGTCTCCTTGCAGAACCTTTCCATGGTCCTGCGGCAGCTGCgggctgagagtggggatgaGCACACCCGCCACGTGGTGGACAGTGTCCGGCAAGCCAAGCTGGCCGTGCAGATGGATGTCCACGATGGCCGCTCCTGGT ATATCCTGGGCAACgcctatctctccctcttcttcaacTCAGGCCAGaaccccaaggtctcccagcaggccctAAGTGCCTATGCACACGCG GAGAAGGTGGACAGGACAGCCTCCTGCAACCCTGACCTCCACCTGAACAGGGCCACG ctgtaCAAGTATGAGGAGAATTACGCCGAGGCCCTGCAAGGTTTCTCTCAGGCAGCAGTGCTGGACCCAGCCTGGCCCGAGCCCCAGCGGCGGGAGCAGCAGCTGCTGGACTTCCTGGACAGGCTGACCAGCCTGCTGGACAGCAAG GGCAAGGTAAAGACCAAGAAGCTGCAGAATATGCTGGGAAGCCTGCGGCCGGCCCAGCTGGGCCCCTGTGGGGATGGGCGCTACCAGGCGGCCTCTGGGCAGAAGATGACGCTGGAGCGGACGGCTCTGAGTGCCCTGAGGCCTGGAGCCAACAGCGGCACCGTCGTGCTTGGGAAGGTGCTGTTCAGCCTCACGACCGAGGAGAAGGTGCCCTT CACATTTGGGCTCGCGGACTCTGAGGGGCCATGCTACGCAGTGACTGTGTACAATATGGCACAGAGCTGGGGGGTCCTCATCGGCGACTCTGTGGCCATCCCGGAGCCCCACCTCCGGCTGCATCACATCCAGCACAAGGGCAAG gccttctccttccccagcctgCGTGTGGAGACGCCCCTCCTCCTCGTGGTGAATGGGAAACTGCAGGGCTGCAGCAGCCAGGCCGCGGCCACCGTGGCCTACCGGCCGCAGAGCGAGTAG
- the CCNB1IP1 gene encoding E3 ubiquitin-protein ligase CCNB1IP1 has translation MSLCEDMLLCNYRKCRAKLSGYAWVTACSHIFCDQHGSGEFSRSPAVCPACSSTLSGKLDIVRTELSPSEEYKAMVLAGLRPEIVLDISSRALAFWTYQVHQEHLYQEYNFSRAESHLKQMEKVYTQQIQSKDVELTSMKGEVTSLKRVLEEYKKKFSDISEKLMERNRQYQKLQGLYDGLRLRNIALANHEGSVEPAMPSQPPALAFSLGNAPRFPADVSPAQNRAAGDGDFLFRPLFVGSSPAAEPSNTFFSFASPRHAQEPQLGLSKPFKGKRL, from the exons ATGTCTTTGTGTGAAGACATGCTGCTCTGCAATTACCGCAAGTGCCGCGCCAAGCTCTCGGGCTATGCCTGGGTCACCGCCTGCTCCCACATCTTCTGCGACCAGCACGGCAGTGGGGAGTTCAGTCGCTCCCCGGCCGTCTGCCCTGCTTGTAGCAGCACCCTTTCCGGCAAGCTAGACATCGTCCGCACGGAGCTCAGCCCTTCAGAGGAGTACAAGGCCATGGTTCTGGCCGGGCTGCGACCAGAGATCGTGCTGGACATCAGCTCCAGGGCCCTGGCCTTCTGGACGTATCAG GTGCACCAGGAACACCTCTATCAGGAGTACAACTTCAGCAGGGCCGAGAGTCATCTGAAGCAGATGGAGAAGGTGTACACGCAGCAGATCCAGAGTAAGGATGTGGAGCTGACTTCCATGAAAGGGGAGGTCACTTCCCTGAAGAGAGtgctggaagagtacaagaaaAAGTTCAGCGACATCTCTGAGAAGCTCATGGAGCGCAACCGCCAGTACCAGAAGCTGCAAGGCCTCTACGACGGCCTCAGGTTACGCAACATCGCTCTCGCCAACCACGAGGGCAGCGTGGAGCCCGCCATGCCCTCCCAGCCACCTGCTTTGGCCTTCTCTCTGG ggaATGCCCCCAGATTTCCTGCGGACGTGTCACCGGCTCAGAACCGGGCTGCTGGGGACGGAGACTTCCTCTTCAGGCCACTCTTTGTGGGGTCCTCTCCCGCAGCAGAGCCCAGCAACACCTTCTTCAGTTTTGCCTCCCCCCGCCACGCTCAGGAGCCCCAGCTCGGCCTCAGCAAGCCCTTCAAAGGGAAGAGGCTGTAA